TACCCCCTGGGCAGGCCCAGTCCCCGCAGGGCGATGATGTTGCGCTGAACCTCGTTAGTGCCCCCGGCGATGCTAACCGAGAAGCCGGCCAACCACGCCCTCTGCACCCGCCCTGCCAAGGGTGCCCACTTGCTCTGGGTGGTCAACTGCCCGTATAGGCCCAGCACCTCCATCGCCGTTTGGAGCATGCGTTGGTTCCATTCCGCCCCGAACACCTTGATGATGGACGCCTCTTTATTGGGAACGATCCCCCTGCTCTGCACCCAGGCGGTATAGTAGGCGAGCCACCGCCCGACCTGATACTCCACCTCTATCTCAGCCAGGCGGTTGCGGATACGGGGGTCGCTGGTGAGGGGCTTACCGTTGACCTTCTGCTCGCGAGCGAAGGCCAACACCTGCTCCCACAGGGGGCGATACTGGGCGATGCGCTCTATCCCCGAACGTTCAAAGTCCAGGTTGCTGGCCACCACATACCAGCCCCGGTCCTTCTCCCCCACCATGGCCGTTTTGGGCACCCGCACATTGTCAAAAAACACCTGGTTGAAGGAGTGGACGCCGGCCATGTTGATGATGGGGCGCACCGTCACACCAGGCGTCTTCATGTCCACGATGAAGACGCTGATGCCCCGATGCTTGGGGGCGTCGGGATTGGTGCGGGTGGCCAGCCAAATGTAATCCTGCAGGTGGGCGTAGGAGGTCCAGATTTTAGAGCCGTTGATGATGTAATCGTCGCCATCTTGCACGGCGCGGGTCTGCACAGAGGCCAGGTCAGATCCCGAGCTGGGCTCGCTGTAGCCGATGCAGAAGCCACACTCCCCCCGCACGATGCGGGGCAGGAAGAACCGCTTCTGCTCCTCGGTGCCGAACATCATGATGCTCGGCCCCATCTGGCGGTCGGCGAAGTGGTGGTAAGCGATGGGTGCGGCTGCCAAAAGCATCTCCTCAAGGTAGATGGTGCGCTCAATGTAGCCCAAAGCCTGGCCCCCGTACTCTTTGGGCCAGGCCAGGCCGATCCACCCCTTCTGCCCCAGTTTGCGGGAGAACTCTCGGGAGAAGCCCTCCCCGCCTGCGGCCACATACTGCTGGCGCATCTCGGGGGTCAGTTCCTGGGCAAGCCAGGAGCGAATTTCTTGCCGAAAAGCCTCCTGCTGGGGGGTGAAGCGGAAGTCCATGGGCACCTCCTTACTCGCGGGGCTCAGCTAAGGTCAGCAGACGGCGCGGGGTGTGGACGAGGATAGTCTCTATCTGCTCCTCCGTAAAGCCCCGCCGGCGCATAGTGGGGACGATGTGCTCCAAGATGTAGCCATATCCGTGCCCGCCGTAGCGGGCCAGGCGGTGTTTGGTGCAGATGTCGTGGGCGATGACGATCCGCTCGCCCAACCCTTGGCTCACGCACCAGCGGATGGTCTCTAAGCGTTGGGCGTCGCTGGGCATGTCCACCGCTGGGTTGAGGGGGTAGTGCCAGGTCTCCTGGCCGAAGAGGTCCCATTCCAACACGCACCCCGTCTGGGCAATGCGCAACAAAGTGGAGCGATGAAACACGGTACGGTCGAGGTGTCCCATGACTACCCGCGTCAGGTCGGCCCCCGCCTCCTGCAAAACCTGCAGGATTTCCCACGGGGCCTCTTCGGCACGGCCGGGGTGAATCAGGAGGGATGCCCCGGTGCGCCGTTGGGCGCGGGCGGCGGCACGCAACACCATCCGCTCCCGCGGGTGCAAAGGCCAGGAACACCCTATCTCCCCAATAATTCCCGCCTTCACCCCCGTGTCGCCCACACCCGCGGTGATATCACGCACCATCTCCTCGGCCAGGGACGCCTCGGTGCGGGCGTCCATGTCCGACGGGTGGGCGGCGGCCACATAGTAGCCGGTGCCCATAACGATATGCAAACCGGTGGCCCGGGCGACGCGGGCGAGAGCGAGGGGATCCCGCCCCAGGCCAACGATCGTCGCGTCCACGATACAGGAGCCCCCCGCCCGCTGGAAGCGCCGGGCTTCGGCGATGGCCGTCTCCTCGTCCCAGAGGCGGAGGTTGTCCAGGTTGCTGTTCCAGTGCAGGCGCACCCAGCCCAGGTTTTCCAGGGACACCGGGGCATAGGCCAGGGCCAACTGGGACGCTTCAGCAGGGGGCTGGAACACCACGCCGAAGTCAATGAATAGGTGCTCGTGGGTGAGGGTGGGGCCGATAGCCTCGGGCGCCACAGGGCCAAGAACGGTTTGCACCTTGCCGGTGGAGGGGGGTGGCATGGGGGTCTCCTGGCTCGTGTGCTGGGAATCAGGAGGGTGTGCCGACGGGCTGTCCCTGCTCGGCCAGCAGTTTGTGCACCTCCTCCATCAGGGCCGAGAGCATCTGGTCAGCTCCCACCACCCGCACCTTCTGCCCCTTACGGAAGATGACGGCCCGCCCCGCCCCTGCAGCGATGCCCACATCGGCATCCTTAGCCTCCCCCGGCCCGTTCACCTCGCACCCCATGACGGCGACGCGGATGGTGGCGTTGAGGCCCTTGATCAGGGCATCTACCTCGTTGGCCAGGCGCACCACATCCACATCGGCTCGTCCGCAGGAGGGGCAGGCGATGAGGGTTACCCCCTTCTGGCGCAGGTTCAGGGACTTGAGGATCTCAAACCCTGTGAACACCTCCTCCCGTGGGTCGCCGGACAGGGAGACGCGGATGGTGTCGCCGATGCCTTCGTAGAGCAGGTACCCAATGCCCACTGCGCTCCGGATGGAGCCCGCCTTGACCGTCCCCGCTTCGGTGATGCCCAGGTGAAGCGGGTAGGGCACCAACTTGGCGATGCGCCGGTAGGCCTCAATGGTGGTGGGCACATCAAAAGCCTTCAGGGAGATTTTGATGTTGTCAAAGTCCATATCTTCCAGGATTTGAATCTCCCACAGGGCGGTGGCGACCATGTGGTCGACCACACTGTATTCCCCGGGCTTGGCCTCGCCGGCTTTGGGGAGACGGTTGACCATATCGTAGACCCGGGAGAAGCCCCCGCTCTTGCCTATGGCCCCCACCGGGGGCAGGCTCCCGAAGTTCACCCCCACGCGGATGGGGATGCCCCGCTCCTTGGCCGCTTTGACCACCTGACGCACCTTATCGGCGTCCCGCAGGTTGCCAGGGTTGAGGCGCAGGCCGTCTACCCCGCTGGCGATGGCCTCCAAGGCCAGGTGGTGATGGAAGTGGATGTCGGCGATGATGGGGATTTTCACCTGGCGTTTGATGTCGGCCAGGGCACGGGCCGCCTCCAAGTCGGGCACGGCGCACCGCACGATCTCGCACCCCACGTCCTCCAGTTCCTTGATTTGGCGCACGGTGGCGGCCACATCGCGCGTGTCAGTCTTGGTCATGGACTGGACGGAGATGGGGGCATCCCCCCCGATCTTGACGGGGCCGACCCACAGAGGCTTGGTGACACGGCGTGGCTTCATGCTGCCCCCCACCTAAAAGTTCTGTTCTCTGTCAACGGGAGATTTGCCTGCGGTGCCCTGCTGCGGCAATGGTGATAAGACGCTTCCGGGCGTCCACCATGTACCGCACACGGTCATCTCCAATACGACGGCGATATTCCTCACGTCCTGATAGGCGCTGGACGCTCCAGGATGGGGATTGTCTGCGAACGCCCATATGCGTCTTACCCATCCCTGGAAAACTTTGTGAGTATGGGGATGCGTTTCTCGGCGCTGGGAAGAATCACCATTTTGTCGGCCAACTGGACTGCACGGGTTTTCCGCCAGGTATTCCTCAAAGGGATACCCCGTCTCCTGTGCCCGCCCTCTGATTATAGCCACGTTTAGGGGGCCTTCTGCCACCTCCGGGGCGTCCAGCACTGTCTGCAACAACTCCCCCTTCCCCCGTCGGGGGAATGAGGAGACGGCCGGGGAGAACACTTTATTGGGGGCAGGTGTCGTCTTCACGGGCCTTTCCTCGGCAGGTGCCAGGTTGCCCCTATCGTCAAAAAGGGTACAGAAACCGTCAGATGCACCTCTTGTGGCGGGAAAGGGGGTAGGGGGAATAGGGGAGGAAGGTTGAAAAAGCACATGGCTTGTCTCACCTTCTATTTTACCGTATCAGGTTCTCGCCCCGCAGCAAGCGGACGATGTCGAAGTAACTGACGATAACGATGAACAGCAGGAGCACAATGAAGCCGATGAAGTGCACCAACCCCTCCCTCTGGGGAGAGATGCGCTTTCCCCGACGCACGAACTCTATGGCCAGGAAGAGCAGCCGGCCCCCGTCCAGCATGGGGATGGGAAGCACATTGAGAATGGCCAGGTTGAGGCTCAGCAGAGCCGTCCACTGCAGCAGGGCCATCCACCCCAACTGGGCTACCTCCCCGGTGGCTTGGGCGATGCCGATAGGGCCGGCGAACTGGAAGGAGGACCCGCCGATGATGGCACGGATGACTTCGTTGCGGAACAGGATGAGCACCTCCCACAGGCGCACTGCCCCCAGAGGCACGGCCCTCCAGAAAGGTTCGGAGCGTTGGACTACTTGGGGTTCCCACACCCGCACCAGGATACCCGTGGGGCCTTGTCCTTCGGGGAAACGCCAGCGGGGGGTTACCACAGTGGTGAAGCGCTCCACCTTCGCCACGGGGGGGCGTCCGCCTCCGAACTCCCCACCCCCGCCGATGGGTTGGGTGAGCAAATAGGTGGGGCGCTCTACTTCCCATACCGTCGGACGCCCCAGGTTGAGGCGCACCAACCGTGACAGGTCGCCATTGTTGCGGATAGGGTGGCCATCAATGGAGAGGATGATGTCCCCAGGCTTCAGGCCAGCTTTGGCGGCTGGGGAGTCAGGAGCCACGGAGACCACAGCCACCTTCCCCTGCACTTCGGGGGTGGGCACCATGAAGAGGGCTGAGAAGATGACCAGGGGCAAAAGGGCGTTCATGGCCGAGCCGGCGATGAGGATGGTGAAGCGGGTGAGGATGCCTTTGCTGGCCAGACTGCGAGGCGAGGTGGGAGCCTCCTCCCCCTCCAGGCGCACGAACCCTCCCAGGGGCAAGAGGTTCAGGGAGTAGAGGGTCTCCCCCCAGCGGATGCCGACCAGGCGCGGGGGGTAGCCGATGCCGAACTCCAACACCCGCACCCCAAACAGACGCGCTGTCACGAAGTGCCCCAGTTCGTGCACCAGGATGAGCACGGCCAGCACACCGATGAAGATCAGGATGGTTACTGCGACACCCATGGCATCTGTGCTCCCACCACCCGATGCACCTCGCGCCGTGCCCATGCGTCGGCCTGCAATAGGTCGTCCACCGTGGGATTGGACACGGGGGAGTGGGCCTCCAAGGCGTGGCCCACCAGACGGGGAATATCGGTGAAGGCGATGCGCCGTTGCAGGAACAGGTCCACGGCCGCCTCATCGGCCCCGTTGAGCACCGCGGGGTAGGAGCCTCCCCGCTTGGCTGCCTCCAGGGCAAGGGAGAAACAGGGGTAGCGCGCCGTGTCCAAAGGCTCAAAGACCAGGGTCAGGGCCGTGCGGAAGTCCAAGCGAGGTATGGCCGCATTGGGCATGCGCCGAGGGTAAAAGAGGGCGTACTGAATGGGCAGGCGCATGTCGGGCACGCCCAGTTGGGCCTTGATGGAGCCGTCGGGGAACTCCACCATGCTGTGGACGATGCTCTGGGGATGCACCACCACCTCTATCCGCTCCCACGGCATTCCGAACAGCCAGTGGGCCTCAATGACCTCAAAGGCCTTGTTCATGAGGGTGGCCGAGTCTATGGTAATCTTTTTGCCCATCTTCCAGGTAGGGTGGCGCAAAGCCTCTTCAGGGGTAACCGAGGGCAACTCGTGCAGGGGGCGGGTCCGCAAGGCCCCCCCCGAGGCGGTCAGGATGAGGCGGGTGGGGGTCTGCTCCTCCCCTACCAGGCATTGCCAGATGGCGCTGGGCTCGCTATCGATGGGGAGAATGGGCGTTTGATACCGGGATGCCTCGGCCATCACGAACCCGCCGGCGGCCACAATGGTCTCCTTATTGGCCAAAGCCACTGGGATGCCCCGACGGATGCTGGACAGGGTGGGCTTTAGGCCCGACAGGCCCACTGTGGCCACCACCACCAGGTGCACATCGGGGAGGTCGACCAGGGCGTCCAGGGCATCTACACACGCCGTGCCTGGGGGGAGGATGTCTTTGGGGAGGCTCTCACCACACCACACCGCTTGGGGACGGGTCTCCCACGCTTGGCGTACAAGAAGGTCGCGGTTGGAGTTGGCGGCCAGCCCCCGCACCTGGAACTCGTGGGGAAAGGTGCGGAGGATTTCCAGGGTCTGTTGGCCGATGGAACCGGTGGAGCCCAGAATAACGATGCCCTTCACCCCAAGTCTACCCTCGCATACCGAGCCATCCCACCCCATAATACACGACGGGGAGCACAAAGACAACGGAATCCAACCTATCCAGCACGCCCCCATGCCCTGGCAGTATGTGTCCGCTGTCTTTCACCCCCGCCGAGCGCTTCAGCAGGGACTGGGCCAGGTCACCCACCTGGGCCAGGATGCCGACTGCCAGCCCGCAGGCGATGGCCAAGCCCCAGGAGAGGGGCAGGCCCAGAAAAGCGTCCAGCAGGAGGGTTGCCCCCACTCCGCCAGCCAGACCGCCCATGGCGCCCTCCCAGGTCTTGCCCGGGCTAATGGCGGGTGCCAGCCGATGCCGCCCCAGGAGGGTGCCCACCCCATAGGCCGCAGTGTCCACGGCGAAAGTGGCCAGAAGGGCCAGGAGGAGCCACTCCCGCCCCTGAGGGAGGGCGCGCAGGGGCAGGGCGAACGCCACCAGCCCCCCCGCATACAGGGCACTGGTCACCGTTCCCGCTCCGTCGGCCAGGGCGTTAGCCTGTCCCCTCCGCAGGAGCAGGGCGGCGAAGGTGGCCAGCACCATACCGCTCACCGCCCCAGGATGAAAGGGATTCCCCAGAGAGGCGCACGCCACCAATCCCGCTGCGCTTGCTATCCCCAAAGGTTCTACAGGGCGCAGTCCAGCCGAGCGGCAGAGGCGCAGGGCCTCCCCCGTGCCGATAAGGGCGACAAGGCCCACGAGTATGTCCAACCACGGTTGTCCCAGCCAGATGGCCCCCACCACTATAGGCAAGCCTACGGCTGCGGTCGCCAGGCGGCGAACAAGGTCCTTGTGATGGGGCGAGGGCATGCGGTTGTTTCTCCCCAAGGTTGTGCCGATGATACCGCATCGGCAAGGCCGCACCTTTACACCTCTGGTTGACCCTATGGGGAAGGCGAAGAAGCGCAATACACGGGTGAGGGCGTGGCTCCGCCCGTGGCCTACGCTAAGGGCGCGATGCTCCGTTAGGGGAGGGGGGGAGGCCCCCGTAACGGCGCTGACGATGGGCGTAGGCCTCCAGGGCGCGGGCCACCTCCTCCTCGTTGAAATCGGGCCACAAAGTGGGAGTGAAGTAAAACTCGCTATAAGCCGCTTGCCAGAGGAGGAAGTTGGAAAGGCGCTGTTCTGCGGCGGTGCGAATAATCAGGTCCGGGTCTGGCAGGTCAGCGGTATACAGGTAGCGGGCGAACAGCACCTCGTCCACCTGCTCCGGGGGAATCCCGTCCTGCACGATGCGGCGCACGGCGCTGACGATTTCGTCCCGCCCCCCGTAGTCCAAGGCGACCGAAAGGGTGAAGCCATCGTTGTGGGCGGTGAGGGCCAGCACCTCCCGAATGGCCTGTTGCAGGGAGGGGGGGAGGCGATCCAGCCGCCCCAGGTGGCGGATACGCACCTTCTCTTTATGCAGGGCTTTGCCCTCCCGTTGGATGGTGGCTTCCAACAGGTCGAGGAGGCCTTGCACCTCCTCTTTGGGGCGCGACCAGTTCTCGGTGGAGAAGGCGTAGAGGGTGAGGTAACGCACGCCCCTGTCGGCGAAGGCCTGAACCACGCGTCGCACATTCTCTGTGCCGGCACGGTGGCCCTCCAAGCGGGGGAGGTTGCGCTGGGTTGCCCATCGCCCGTTGCCGTCCATAATGATGGCCACATGGCGGGGAATAGGCTGGGAGCCGTTAGTGCGGATATTCGGGGATGGTCGAGCCTGGGTTTGCATCCTCTCCTGCTTTAGCCGGCCAGGATCTCCTTTTCCTTCTCCTGGCCCAGGGTATCCATCTGGCCGATGTAGGTGTCGGTTAACTTTTGCAGGCGCTCCTGGGTGCGGCGGCTATCGTCCTCACCCAGTTCCTTGTTACGCTCCATACTACGGATTTTTTCTAAGGCATCCCGGCGGATGTTGCGGATGGCGATGCGCCCCTCCTCTACCTTTTTGTGGACAAGGCGCACCAGTTCCCGCCGCCGTTCCTCGGTAAGGGGGGGGATAGGCAGACGCAGGACCTGACCGTCGTTGGTGGGCGTAATACCCAGGTCGGAGTTGAGGATGGCCCGTTCAATGAGGCGCAGGGTGTTTTTGTCCCAGGGTTGGACAATCAACAGGCGGGCATCGGGGGCGGTTACCGTGGCTAGTTGAGTGATGGGTGTGGGAGTGCCATAGTAGTCCACTGTGATGCGGTCCAACAAAGCGGGGTGGGCCCGTCCCGTGCGCATGTTCTGGAGTTCCCTGCGCAACACCTCGACGGCCTTCTTCATGCGGTTTTCGGCGTCGGCCAGGATGCTGTGGGTGGTCATGGTGTGCTCCCAGGCAGGGACTGCCGGGGAAGGAGGCTCTCTTCGGCGATAAGGCTCCCCACCCGTTCTCCATTGAGGATACGCAACAAAGCATCGGGATGGA
This genomic window from Dehalococcoidia bacterium contains:
- a CDS encoding acyl-CoA dehydrogenase family protein; translated protein: MDFRFTPQQEAFRQEIRSWLAQELTPEMRQQYVAAGGEGFSREFSRKLGQKGWIGLAWPKEYGGQALGYIERTIYLEEMLLAAAPIAYHHFADRQMGPSIMMFGTEEQKRFFLPRIVRGECGFCIGYSEPSSGSDLASVQTRAVQDGDDYIINGSKIWTSYAHLQDYIWLATRTNPDAPKHRGISVFIVDMKTPGVTVRPIINMAGVHSFNQVFFDNVRVPKTAMVGEKDRGWYVVASNLDFERSGIERIAQYRPLWEQVLAFAREQKVNGKPLTSDPRIRNRLAEIEVEYQVGRWLAYYTAWVQSRGIVPNKEASIIKVFGAEWNQRMLQTAMEVLGLYGQLTTQSKWAPLAGRVQRAWLAGFSVSIAGGTNEVQRNIIALRGLGLPRG
- a CDS encoding aryldialkylphosphatase, translating into MPPPSTGKVQTVLGPVAPEAIGPTLTHEHLFIDFGVVFQPPAEASQLALAYAPVSLENLGWVRLHWNSNLDNLRLWDEETAIAEARRFQRAGGSCIVDATIVGLGRDPLALARVARATGLHIVMGTGYYVAAAHPSDMDARTEASLAEEMVRDITAGVGDTGVKAGIIGEIGCSWPLHPRERMVLRAAARAQRRTGASLLIHPGRAEEAPWEILQVLQEAGADLTRVVMGHLDRTVFHRSTLLRIAQTGCVLEWDLFGQETWHYPLNPAVDMPSDAQRLETIRWCVSQGLGERIVIAHDICTKHRLARYGGHGYGYILEHIVPTMRRRGFTEEQIETILVHTPRRLLTLAEPRE
- the ispG gene encoding flavodoxin-dependent (E)-4-hydroxy-3-methylbut-2-enyl-diphosphate synthase, with product MKPRRVTKPLWVGPVKIGGDAPISVQSMTKTDTRDVAATVRQIKELEDVGCEIVRCAVPDLEAARALADIKRQVKIPIIADIHFHHHLALEAIASGVDGLRLNPGNLRDADKVRQVVKAAKERGIPIRVGVNFGSLPPVGAIGKSGGFSRVYDMVNRLPKAGEAKPGEYSVVDHMVATALWEIQILEDMDFDNIKISLKAFDVPTTIEAYRRIAKLVPYPLHLGITEAGTVKAGSIRSAVGIGYLLYEGIGDTIRVSLSGDPREEVFTGFEILKSLNLRQKGVTLIACPSCGRADVDVVRLANEVDALIKGLNATIRVAVMGCEVNGPGEAKDADVGIAAGAGRAVIFRKGQKVRVVGADQMLSALMEEVHKLLAEQGQPVGTPS
- the frr gene encoding ribosome recycling factor, with protein sequence MTTHSILADAENRMKKAVEVLRRELQNMRTGRAHPALLDRITVDYYGTPTPITQLATVTAPDARLLIVQPWDKNTLRLIERAILNSDLGITPTNDGQVLRLPIPPLTEERRRELVRLVHKKVEEGRIAIRNIRRDALEKIRSMERNKELGEDDSRRTQERLQKLTDTYIGQMDTLGQEKEKEILAG
- the dxr gene encoding 1-deoxy-D-xylulose-5-phosphate reductoisomerase — its product is MKGIVILGSTGSIGQQTLEILRTFPHEFQVRGLAANSNRDLLVRQAWETRPQAVWCGESLPKDILPPGTACVDALDALVDLPDVHLVVVATVGLSGLKPTLSSIRRGIPVALANKETIVAAGGFVMAEASRYQTPILPIDSEPSAIWQCLVGEEQTPTRLILTASGGALRTRPLHELPSVTPEEALRHPTWKMGKKITIDSATLMNKAFEVIEAHWLFGMPWERIEVVVHPQSIVHSMVEFPDGSIKAQLGVPDMRLPIQYALFYPRRMPNAAIPRLDFRTALTLVFEPLDTARYPCFSLALEAAKRGGSYPAVLNGADEAAVDLFLQRRIAFTDIPRLVGHALEAHSPVSNPTVDDLLQADAWARREVHRVVGAQMPWVSQ
- a CDS encoding site-2 protease family protein, with amino-acid sequence MGVAVTILIFIGVLAVLILVHELGHFVTARLFGVRVLEFGIGYPPRLVGIRWGETLYSLNLLPLGGFVRLEGEEAPTSPRSLASKGILTRFTILIAGSAMNALLPLVIFSALFMVPTPEVQGKVAVVSVAPDSPAAKAGLKPGDIILSIDGHPIRNNGDLSRLVRLNLGRPTVWEVERPTYLLTQPIGGGGEFGGGRPPVAKVERFTTVVTPRWRFPEGQGPTGILVRVWEPQVVQRSEPFWRAVPLGAVRLWEVLILFRNEVIRAIIGGSSFQFAGPIGIAQATGEVAQLGWMALLQWTALLSLNLAILNVLPIPMLDGGRLLFLAIEFVRRGKRISPQREGLVHFIGFIVLLLFIVIVSYFDIVRLLRGENLIR
- a CDS encoding isoprenyl transferase, whose product is MQTQARPSPNIRTNGSQPIPRHVAIIMDGNGRWATQRNLPRLEGHRAGTENVRRVVQAFADRGVRYLTLYAFSTENWSRPKEEVQGLLDLLEATIQREGKALHKEKVRIRHLGRLDRLPPSLQQAIREVLALTAHNDGFTLSVALDYGGRDEIVSAVRRIVQDGIPPEQVDEVLFARYLYTADLPDPDLIIRTAAEQRLSNFLLWQAAYSEFYFTPTLWPDFNEEEVARALEAYAHRQRRYGGLPPSPNGASRP
- a CDS encoding phosphatidate cytidylyltransferase, producing MPSPHHKDLVRRLATAAVGLPIVVGAIWLGQPWLDILVGLVALIGTGEALRLCRSAGLRPVEPLGIASAAGLVACASLGNPFHPGAVSGMVLATFAALLLRRGQANALADGAGTVTSALYAGGLVAFALPLRALPQGREWLLLALLATFAVDTAAYGVGTLLGRHRLAPAISPGKTWEGAMGGLAGGVGATLLLDAFLGLPLSWGLAIACGLAVGILAQVGDLAQSLLKRSAGVKDSGHILPGHGGVLDRLDSVVFVLPVVYYGVGWLGMRG